The Phoenix dactylifera cultivar Barhee BC4 chromosome 9, palm_55x_up_171113_PBpolish2nd_filt_p, whole genome shotgun sequence genome window below encodes:
- the LOC103713101 gene encoding uncharacterized protein LOC103713101 — MGCSFSCRSSQPFHGVRVIHINGYVEDFAGPVTAGQVTGRPPKHVLFSAAHLLSPGSRPLQPDDVLEAGRIYFLLPHSVFQSDSSPVDLASLMTRLTAIARRGGPAPAGGPPPTGGLGNLGPGIDGPWRSRARTWKPELDPIEERSLGRSMGRDSYSSSSPDRKREVVAGWEYPIRFVQ; from the coding sequence ATGGGTTGCTCCTTCTCTTGCAGATCATCACAGCCGTTCCATGGCGTGCGGGTGATCCACATCAACGGCTACGTGGAGGACTTCGCCGGGCCGGTGACGGCGGGCCAGGTCACGGGGAGGCCCCCGAAGCACGTGCTCTTCTCCGCGGCCCACCTGCTCTCGCCGGGCTCCCGACCGCTCCAGCCCGACGACGTGCTCGAAGCGGGCCGGATCTACTTCCTCCTCCCCCACTCCGTTTTCCAGTCGGACTCGTCGCCGGTGGACCTGGCCTCGCTCATGACCCGGCTCACCGCCATCGCCCGGCGGGGCGGGCCGGCCCCGGCCGGTGGCCCACCGCCGACCGGTGGGTTGGGGAATCTTGGGCCGGGAATCGATGGGCCGTGGCGGTCGAGGGCCCGGACGTGGAAGCCGGAGCTGGACCCGATCGAGGAGCGCTCTCTGGGGCGGTCCATGGGGAGGGACTCCTACAGCAGCTCCAGCCCCGATCGGAAACGTGAAGTGGTCGCAGGTTGGGAATATCCCATCCGGTTTGTGCAATGA